A portion of the Maniola hyperantus chromosome 24, iAphHyp1.2, whole genome shotgun sequence genome contains these proteins:
- the LOC117993693 gene encoding vesicular integral-membrane protein VIP36 — MCFQETILCKFIFLLLLIAPILAEWNTRDYIRREHSLTKPYQGSGMSVPYWDFLGSTIVTTNYVRLTPDSQSKAGAIWNTVPCHTRNWELQVQFKVHGRGKDLFGDGFAIWYVRDRMQPGPVFGSKDYFQGLAIILDTYSNHNGAHNHQHPFISAMVNNGTLHYDHDRDGTHTQLAGCEAKFRNYNHDTHLSIIYKDDTLIVSTDLEGKNAWKECLKVENVLLPTGYYFGASATTGDLSDNHDIIAVKMYELDLLETQNKDEDRSHIIPSAATFDAPRDRIEDEKPSMSGVKTFLWMMCIAIIVIVLVVFGIMWYQKRQENSRKRLY; from the exons atgtgtTTCCAAGAGACTATTCTTTGtaaatttatattcttattgTTACTAATAGCTCCTATTCTAGCAGAATGGAATACAAGGGATTATATCAGACGAGAACATTCCCTTACAAAACCATACCAAG GGAGTGGGATGTCGGTGCCTTACTGGGACTTCTTAGGTAGCACAATAGTCACAACAAATTATGTTCGTTTAACTCCTGATTCACAGTCAAAGGCCGGCGCAATTTGGAATACTGTG CCTTGCCACACTAGAAATTGGGAGCTACAAGTGCAATTCAAAGTCCATGGTCGCGGGAAGGATTTGTTTGGTGACGGGTTCGCGATCTGGTACGTCCGCGACCGCATGCAGCCTGGCCCGGTCTTCGGCAGCAAGGATTACTTCCAGGGGCTGGCGATCATATTGGACACGTACAGCAACCATAATGGTGCACATAAT CACCAGCACCCGTTCATATCGGCGATGGTCAACAACGGCACGCTGCACTACGACCACGACCGCGACGGCACGCACACGCAGCTGGCCGGCTGCGAGGCCAAGTTCCGTAACTACAACCACGACACGCATCTCTCCATCATTTACAAGGATGACACACTTATAG TGTCAACGGATTTAGAAGGCAAGAATGCTTGGAAAGAATGCCTGAAAGTAGAAAACGTGCTGCTTCCCACTGGATACTACTTCGGTGCTTCAGCCACTACCGGCGATCTAAGTGACAACCACGACATCATAGCCGTCAAGATGTATGAATTAGATTTGCTTGAGACG CAAAACAAAGACGAAGATAGATCGCACATAATACCTTCGGCAGCGACCTTCGACGCTCCGAGAGACAGGATCGAAGACGAGAAACCATCCATGTCCGGAGTCAAAACCTTCCTATGGATGATGTGTATAGCGATAATCGTTATAGTGCTAGTCGTTTTTGGTATCATGTGGTACCAGAAACGACAAGAAAACTCAAGAAAGAGGCTGTATTAA